The genomic window TGCCGGCATCGCTCAGCGGCATACCGGGGCGACGAATCGCTCGCCGCACACCGCGACTCGACATCGGCTGAGCTCCGCCCGAGCTTCCCGCGAGATGCCCCGCGCCGCCCCCGCCGATTCCATCCCGTGCCCTCGCGCGACCGCATCCTGGAGATGATGTACGACCATGAAATTGATCATCGCGATCATCCAGCCGGACAAGTTGGAATCGATCCAGAAGGCGTTGACGGACGTCGAGGTCTTCAGGCTAACCGTAATCGATGCGCAGGGTTTCGGCCGGCAACTCGGCTACACCGAGATCTATCGGGGCCATGAGTACCGCGTGAACCTGCTGAAGAAGATCCAGATCGAGATCGCCGTGAACGAGCACTTCGTCCAGCCGACGATCGACGCCATCATCGCCGGCGGACGCACCGAGCCGGACGGCAAGATCGGGGATGGGAAGATCTTCGTGCTGCCCCTCGAGG from Aquisphaera giovannonii includes these protein-coding regions:
- a CDS encoding P-II family nitrogen regulator, with amino-acid sequence MKLIIAIIQPDKLESIQKALTDVEVFRLTVIDAQGFGRQLGYTEIYRGHEYRVNLLKKIQIEIAVNEHFVQPTIDAIIAGGRTEPDGKIGDGKIFVLPLEECIRIRTGERGSDAI